Part of the Candidatus Thermoplasmatota archaeon genome is shown below.
ACAATAAGATGTTCTAGTTCGTGGATAACATCTGTTGTACTTTTTATTTCTGTTCTCATCGTTGAAATGACTTCATCGATTTGATTTATACCAAGCATTCGAAGAATTAATGGCCTACGTTCGCTTGGATTCATATATGATAATGTGTTTAATTCTTTTTGTTTAGCGAAAATTGATGTATAAAAAGATTTGTAATCCATGCTTAATTTTTTTTGTATAAACTTTGTAACTATCTCTGCACCTTCTGCAACGATTTTTCCATTCATCACCGCTGTTGCAGATGCAGATAAGTTCTTCCCGGTCATCTCTCGAGTGATTTTATATAACTCATTTTCGAATATGAACTCAAGTTCAACGCGACACGGTTCAGATGGTTGAGCGTGTTCACGTTTAATTTGTTCAGCAGGGGTACGAGCAGCTACCGGACCGTATAATGTCCATGCAATCGCCTCGATGATCGTTGATTTTCCAACACCATTTAAACCAACAATACAAGTTATTCCCTCGGGAAACTCAAGAAACGCATCATGGAATTTTCTAAAATTTTGTAAGTGTAGTGTTTTTAGAATCATTTTTCCCTTTCAATTGACTCAATTTTAGTGATATATTCAAGACCAATCTTTTTGATTTTTTCTTTTTCAGGAATATTTAGTGTTTTCATATATTTTTGAAATTCATTAGCTAATGATTCGAGTTTTATATTTTCAGATACTCCTGGTATATCTTGTTTTTTGAATTCAGATTTAATTTCGATATGAATACAGCCTTTACAAAGTTCCCGAATAGACGGAATATCTAGACCTCGGTAAACGTGATTTGGAATATTTATCAAACGTATTCGTATTATTTTTTCTTTTGGATCGATGGTACGAATTTTTTCATGGATTTTTTTTGTAAGTGTTTCAAGATTAAGATTGGTACAATTGATCGGTTCAAAATCGATCATGGTACGAACAGGTATCTCAATAAATAAGGGGCGTATCTTTTCCTCGATATGAAGCTCGATATATCCTTTTTTATCTTGAGCTTCATTAAATGATAGTCTTTCTGTTGATCCTGCATAGAAGACATTCGGAAAAATCTCTGTGTGTGTATGGTAATGCCCAAGAGCGACATAATCAAAATTTTTATATATCTTTTTTAGTGGCAGACTAAGTTCATTGAACTCATTCATTTGGAATGTTTTCAAATCTGGTACTGCAGCATGTGCAATAAAAATGTTTATTTTTGCGGTTGTGTCAGGAGCAACTTTTTGTAATTCTGCGTTGAATTCTTCTTCAGATTGACATTGTGGGATAGCATGAATTGATACTTTTTTCTGGTCAATAGTAAATGTGTGCAGTTCATATTTATTGTTGTATATCGGATAAATATTCTTTACATGGTCAAATATTTTAAAAATATGTCCTGTCTCTTGTAATTTTGGTGTTTCATGATTTCCTGCGATTAGTACGACAGGAATTTGTTTCTCCGATAATCGAATCATCTGGTGTAACGCTATCGTTATCGCTCGATTGGTAGGTCGTACCGCGTCGAAAAGATCTCCTGCGTGGAGTACCAAATCAGGTTTTGAATCAATGATCTTATCAATTGTCCGTTCAAATGAAGTATAAATGTCAACTTCTCGCTGGTTAATTCCTTCCGCGGTGAGTTTTCGATATGCAGAATATCCTAGATGGGTATCAGCAAGATGGATAATTTTCATGCGGTCAACTTTTTACGATTTCTCTTCAGGGAAACAACATCACAGACCAACGTGATGACATCAAGAGTTGGTGCAATCGGAGGTGCATACGCGGTTTCAAGTTTCCTGAACTCTTCGACTGTCGTTTCTCGTAAAATTGCTGAGGCAAAAACGTTGATTCGTTGTGCTGCATTTTCTCCCACTGCTTGAGAACTGACGATGACACCGGTTCTATCATCAACAAGAATTTTCAGGGTAATTGGTTTACCTCCTGGGAAATATTCTGGACGAGATGAACCAGTAAATTTTCCAGAAATTACCGTTTTATTTTTTAATGCGTCATGTATAGGACCTACGCCAGCGATTTCAATGTCAAAAAAGGTTGATGTTCTTGTTAAAAGAACTCCTTTAGGTAATTGATAGGTTCCCCCTGCAGCGTTGATACCTGCAGCGATAGCTTGTCGAACAACAATGCTTCCTAGACCAATGCAGATAGGTTCACGAGTTACAAAATCACGATATTCAGTACAGTCACCAACGGCATAGACATCAGATACGTTTGTTTCTGACCGTTCATTAACGATAATACCACCTGTTTTTCCGATTTTACAGCCTATCTGTTGGGCTAAACTTGTTTCTGGTCTACAACCGGTCGCAATAATGAGTATATCGGTATTGAGTTTTTGTTCTTCGTTTGTGATACGATTTTTTAACACGACCTCAATTGATACGTCGTTTTCTTGTTTCACTGTAGTTACCATATGATTTGTATACACAGTAATTTTTTGTGTAATATGTTGAAGTACGAGATTTGAAAGGTCTTCATCAAGATTTGTTGCTAAGATAGTAGGTAGTGCTTCAACGACAGTGACTTGTAAACCTTTTTTAACCAGGGTATCAGCTAGTTCTAGACCAATTAAACCAGCGCCAACAATAATTGCTTTGCGTGCGTTATAGAGTGCTTGAAGTATCTGTTTTCCATGATCTATCGTACGTAAGACAAAAACATTTTTTACCAGTCGATTGTCGCGATAGATACCTTGAATTGGAGGTATCGTTGGCTGAGCTCCTGTAGCAATAATCAACTTGTCATAATAAATATTATTTTTTTTTCCACAGTTCTTTGTTTCAACTGTTCTCGTATGTACGTCAATCTTTTGAACTTGTGTTTTTAATAAAAGTTCAATACGTTCTTTTTGAAACCATTCTTCAGAAAATTCAATGAGGTGATTAAAAGATGGTATCTCTCCAGAGATTACATACGGTAAGCCGCATTTCGAGTATTGTGGATATGCTCCTTGCTCAATAACAGTTATATGGGCTTTTCGATCAGTTTTTCGAGCAAATTGGGCAGCAGTACCCCCACCAGCTCCGCATCCAATAATGACAATGTTGGTATTCTGGTCCACAAGAGTAACCTCTACAGAAAACGAATGTTTGTTGTTTTTTTAAATATTGTTACTAGCTAGGAATCAGCAAGGAGATTGATTACTTCGTACTCTTTTTCCGAGAGCCTATATTTTTAAATACCCTTCACAGCATTGCACATATGATGGATGCATAATGAAGACCTTATTTAAAAAAGATAAAAAAAATAGTCCTGCATCTAAAAAAACAACTGCATACCACAAGCGTTCTTTGAAAGATACTCTTAGAGTAAATCTATTGCCGACTATCTTCTTATCATACACACTGATTGTTTTAATCGTTTTTTCCGTTATTTCAAGTGGTGGTATATCATTTGGTCAACATCAAACGTCAATAACTGATGATACTCCAAGATTTATTGGAACTTGGACATATCAAAGCTCCCAAGAATCGTTTAATTCTGATGGATCCTACGTTGTTGATACCTTCAAAGTTGGTACGTGGAAAGTTAGCAACGGTAAGTTATCAATCACCTATGGTACAAGTTCAACAAGTATAGATTATTCCTATGTTTTTTCAAATAATGATAAAACGTTAACTTTGACCGGTTTATCAAGCGGTATAACAAAGATTTATACCCGATAATTTTTTTATGCGTTGTGTCTCTTTTTCATAATAATAAAAAATAGAAGAAGACATATACTGGTAATGACTAAAACAAGATGCAGCGAATTACTCATATTGTTGTCATGGTACTTGAAATAATCTTTATTTATAGCGATAGGATCGCCACTTTCAAAACAAATATAACACATATTTAACGCTGTTTCAAGATGCTCAAATCCCTCCAAAAATTGATCATTTTCAAGACACTTTGTACCCATTTGAAGATATTCTTCTGCAGAGCTTATGTTATTTCTCAGTATTCTGACAAGATTTATATGAGAACGACATAATGATACAGCGATCATACTAATATCTTTTTTGAGTTGACATAAACCAGGTGTGGTGTTCAAAAGTAATACTTGATGTTTCATCTGTATTAATGATTGGAGATAATCGTTCATCCATAATGAGCCAATCGATTCACCTATACAAGGATACTGTGTCCATAGTTTCATGGTTCTGTATGCTTGGTCTTGCATCATAGTATCAACAAGAGTTAAGAAATATCGTCTCAGTGATTGATTCGTAAATCTTGTTTGTGCAATTTCTTCAAAATAATCAGTTGCTTCTAGAAAAACGTCTTCAATTTTTTGAATCCATGGTATAATCCGAGAATGTCCATACGTTTCTAGAACCTGGAGTGCTATTGTTGCTGCTTCTCCACTGGTATATGCGGGATGAATCGATACGTCTTCAACATGAACTGGTACATAAATTGAACAACACGGATGATTTGGAGCAAACCAACCACTACTCAACCAGTCATACTCTTTTTTGGGGATTTTAAAAATCATTGAAGATTCATACTGATAAATATCTTCACACATGGGACGTAATCCATCTATATCTTCACTATGTAGTCGAGACCAGTTCATCATATCCAAAAGGGTTATATCACCTATTTTCTGTTTGATAATATCAGTTATCTTCTTTTCCCATGCAAAAAAAACATATTCAACACGAATACGGGCAGATAGTCCAGTGCACTGCAGCAAGGTAACATGGTAGTCACCAACTGTTTTTTGTTCATTGATTAGAATTTTTACAGGAGAACCAACCCATTTAAAACCTCGCTTTGTTATCTGGACAGTCGGTATCTGGCGAGCAATGATAAATTCTTTACCGATTTTTTGTATCTGAACACCATACCATGATCCAAGATGAACTGTTTTTCCAGTTCGTACATTCAGTTCTTTTACCGTGTCAAAAGATTTTGAGATAAGTCGATTGTGGCGATGATTTTTCCATAAGTTGACAGGATAATTTGATCGTACAAGTACATCTTCAATCTTTGTGACTGAATAATGAACAGCATCAGCTTCAATCACAAATGCTTTGGTTGGCCCAACAACAAAAAGATTTTCAGCAACACTTGATGCATGCAAGCTATCAACGACTTCTTGCGTTAACAGGCGTACTGCTTCATCTTCAGTATCAGCCTGCTCGCAGGCATATCGTAACCAATCAAAATCATCCCATGCATATCGAGTTGGATTTCGCCATAATGAACTTGTGTCAGCATCGCCATATGCAATACCTGCAGTACTGATCATCATACCTGGTTTAACGATATTCGGAATTGTATCGTTCTTGGTTGTTACACCAATGTATTGTTGTTGTACTAAAAAATTCATGTTTTTCCCATTCCACGGATGATGATAGGTATATGTATAACCTGTAGGAACGCTACATAAAACTTGAGGACCTGGTCTACTTGGATCACGGATTTTAAGTAAAAGGTTGTACTCCCCACGAGTTGCATGGTTTACTGCAACAATGTCTTTGCATCCGTTGATCTGTTCAAGTGGTATAACGTTCAATATACTTACGAATAAAAATAGAAATATATATCTTGTGTATCGCATAAACAAAAAATATAAAAGAATTTAAGATATAAATATGATGTTAGGGTACTGCGAGGTATAAAAATTCATATATTTTTTTTACTATTCTGATTCTTTTGACTTTTTCTTCTTTTCTTTTTTGGCTTTGGCGGTCTTTTTCGAATTTTCCTTCGGTGGCTCCTCTGCGGTTTCAACATGTACTGATTGAGTATTGGGGATCTCTGTCACTGTTTCTGGTGTTGGTTCTTTAGTTTCAACAATTTCTTCAGGAGGTTTTTCGATCATTGATTCTTCTTGTTTAACTTCTGGTGTTTTTTCTTGTTGTGTTTCTCCCTTCTGTTCAATGGGCGGCGTTTCTTCAATAATAACAGTTGGTAGTCGTTTTACCTCGGTTTTGTAGATTTCAATCCGCTTTACTGGATAGTATACTTTACAATATTTGTAGATTTCTCCTCCCAATTTCCCGTCGAGAGCATCCCTGATAAATTCATTAAACGTTTTTGCTTTTCCTTCTCGAGCAATAGTTTCTTTCATAACATGGCGGATTAATCTTTTCTGGGAATGTTGAATCCTTTTTTCAGTAATGGCAAATGGTTTTACTACGAGATGAGCACCATCACGTGTTTCTACATCATATACCCCATCAATTCTTGATTTCCTGCGCCTAATCATTCTTCGGATATAATCCGAAGTGAGCATTGAACCATCAAAGGTGCTATAAGCATTGTTTCCTTCTAATTTCTCAATTTTAAAAAATAGTTTAATATGTGATTTACGAAAATCATTGGTTAAATCTTGCATTGATATTTCTGTAACTCTCCCTACAAGATTTTCAGGGTTGTCTGCTAGTGTTTCAGCTACAGGTACTGTATTAAAGAGCGTTGGTGCAAGGATCTGATACCAATTTTTCGAACGCCATTTATCTTTTATTTTCTTTGCTGCTGTTCGTGCTCGTGCTTTCGTCATACCTATCACATTGTTAGGATATTTATATACAAGTTTTTGCTGTAATACAGGTTCTTATACTTAAATCCTACTAGTGTCTCCTTCTGGCTATATTTAAAAAACCACTCTTTTTCGCGTTTCTAGGTTTTTTATGAATAATACTTTATTTTGATCAAAAAGCATCGACGATCTCAAACTTTTTCTTTGTTGCATACGTCTGAATTTGTTTTTTTACCGCGTTATATTGATTTTTAATGTCAAGAACGTACTTTGAAAACACGGTTAATAACGCTTCATTTTCCTCAAGAGAATGTTTTATAGTTTCCCAGAGCTCTGGTCTAAGATGTAATGAATCGATCATAATGTGAGATGCGCCGTGCTCTATGAACAGATCGATAATGCTTTCGACTCTCTCAGTAGATATTGTTGGGTAGATGGGACCAAAGAACACACTTGTTTTTATTCCTGCTTCAGCGCACGTTCTAACGGTTGATAGTCGATCTGATATTGATGGGCTTCCTGGTTCTAAAAGTATTCGTTCATGATCTTTTTCCGTTCCAATACTGATCATAATTTCAACATTTGAAAAGCGACTCAGCAAGGTGATATCACGAAGCACCAATGGAGATTTAGTTTGGATGCATACAGGAAAATCATAGTCAAAAAGAAGTTCTAGACATTGCCGTGTTAGTTGATATTTTTTTTCAACTGGTTGGTATGGATCGGTAACCGTAGACAGGCCGACGACGCCGGGTTTTTTCTTTTTTAATTCTTGGGTAAGTATCTGAGGGATATTTCTTTTTACATAAATCTCTTGGTGCCACTGTTGCCGGTTAATTTTTAACACAAAAGGTGCATAACAGTACGTACAGTTATGGGCGCAACCACGGTATGGATTTAGGGCATATTGAAGTCCTGGAAGATGCGACTGGGAAAGTGCAGATTTACAAGAACCCTCAATAGGAGTCATAGAAAATCCTCGATACGCTTTTGAAACAGTTGTTGTTTCAGCACACCACTGTTTTTTATCCATCGTGAGAGTGGTATTGCTAAAATCTTTGAAGCATAGAGAAGTGCCTCTTGTAATGTATCGTATTTGTGATATTTTTGTTGGAGTGTATTTCGCACACTTTCTCTGACATTCCACACACCAATCGGCATAATATATCCTGGGTGTGCTTCACGAAGGATAATAGCACCTGCTTGTCGACGTTCTCTTTGCAGTGCTTCGTTGACTGCGAGACGAGCTGCATAATAACAACCACCGATTTCAGCATATGTTTTGCGCCCTTCAAAAAATTCATAGCTGTTATATATCGAGATGTCTCTGCCAAAAGGATTCCATGTAGTGTTTGGGTACCAAGCCTCGATAAGTTCATATTGCCATTCAGTTGGTGTGAGGATAATCACCCAGCGGTTATCAAAATGATGTGCATGATATACTCGATATTCATTGATCAACGGATATGTTTTCGTTGTTTTTAGGAGCTCTAAGCCGAGTGTAGAATCAACAGCAGTTATACTCCAACGTGTTGGTACAAACCGTCGATGTTTTTTAATACCAAAAGCGCCAACACTGAGTGCACGTTGTATCTGAGAAATCCGTACGCCGTTCTTATACACGTGTATGATTGCTTCTCGTGCGTTTAGATCAGTATCATAGTACACTTTTTCAAGATGTGGTTCGTATTTCGGATTGGTGATGCTCAATTTTTTGAGGGGTGCTGATGGTCCATGGGGTTGTACTTCATCATAAAAAGTAGTTTTTCCATATGGTTTTTTTTCAAACAACGCTTCGGCAAACACAGGGTTTTTTGCAAGTGCAAGTTCTCGAGTATATTCTACTTGATGACTGCGGTTTTCAACATCGAAGACATCAACCGTGTATTTTCCTCGAACGAGTTGAGATCGAAAATCAACGATATCCTCAAGAGTTTTTCCAAGCCATAATTCGGGAGTATCAATTTCTGTAGTATTACCCATAACAGGTGGAATCATTGGACCTATAGATACCTTGGGATAACCGATTCGTCCTATGAAAACACTTGGGGGAGATGCCCCGCCTAAGTGGATGGAATCGATCAATGGTTTTACTTTTATTTTTGAATGGTATCTGACTAATACCGGGCAGCGTGTTTTTCCGCAGAGTAATTTTGTTCCACGGCAAAGACCACAGAGCCCCTCCGGTGATTTTTTCCTATGTGGAATAAGTATTGTTTGTCTTTTTTTCCTTTCGTTCACGTTTCTCCCCGACAATTTTCCTTGTCTGTTACTCTAGATATTTCATACGTAATACGTTTACTTATTGAGTTTTATTTTCAAAGTATCAATCCATGAAGGTAAACCTTCAATAGTACGAACTGATACATGCATCGCAAATACATCTCGGTACCGTGTAATGCATTCAACCCGGCCTTTAAGGTTTTTTTTGATCATTGAAAATAATTTTCCTCCTTTTTCATCCCAGTCTGTTAAAAGAATAATACTGGTATAACGCTGTGTCAGTTTATCACAGAAAGCAGTTATTGATAAACCTCGATTTATCTGAATAATTACACCGATTATTCCTAGTTTCCTTAGAGCGACAATATCTTTTTCACCTTCAACAATAATTGGAATTGTTTTGTTTTCTTCAATGAGTTCTTCTATATTTTTTTCTAAAATATCTATAGTTTCCTTATAATTCATTGGATTTTTCCCTCAGTTGAGCGATAACGTTTTCCTTTGTACTATTTCTCAGTTCGACTATTTTTTCTCTGCTTTTTTTACCTGATACAATCGATAAATCTTGGAGAGGAATAGCAAAAAAAGAAGCAATAATCCTAAGTAATTCTTTGTTTGCTTGATTATCTTGTGGGTTTGAAACAAGTCTCACTTCAAT
Proteins encoded:
- a CDS encoding radical SAM protein, which translates into the protein MTPIEGSCKSALSQSHLPGLQYALNPYRGCAHNCTYCYAPFVLKINRQQWHQEIYVKRNIPQILTQELKKKKPGVVGLSTVTDPYQPVEKKYQLTRQCLELLFDYDFPVCIQTKSPLVLRDITLLSRFSNVEIMISIGTEKDHERILLEPGSPSISDRLSTVRTCAEAGIKTSVFFGPIYPTISTERVESIIDLFIEHGASHIMIDSLHLRPELWETIKHSLEENEALLTVFSKYVLDIKNQYNAVKKQIQTYATKKKFEIVDAF
- a CDS encoding exonuclease SbcCD subunit D — its product is MKIIHLADTHLGYSAYRKLTAEGINQREVDIYTSFERTIDKIIDSKPDLVLHAGDLFDAVRPTNRAITIALHQMIRLSEKQIPVVLIAGNHETPKLQETGHIFKIFDHVKNIYPIYNNKYELHTFTIDQKKVSIHAIPQCQSEEEFNAELQKVAPDTTAKINIFIAHAAVPDLKTFQMNEFNELSLPLKKIYKNFDYVALGHYHTHTEIFPNVFYAGSTERLSFNEAQDKKGYIELHIEEKIRPLFIEIPVRTMIDFEPINCTNLNLETLTKKIHEKIRTIDPKEKIIRIRLINIPNHVYRGLDIPSIRELCKGCIHIEIKSEFKKQDIPGVSENIKLESLANEFQKYMKTLNIPEKEKIKKIGLEYITKIESIEREK
- a CDS encoding DUF167 domain-containing protein; this translates as MDYSHAVQQTSRSVLLKLHIIPGSNKVCFPAGYNTWRKCIEVRLVSNPQDNQANKELLRIIASFFAIPLQDLSIVSGKKSREKIVELRNSTKENVIAQLREKSNEL
- a CDS encoding Nre family DNA repair protein, which translates into the protein MNERKKRQTILIPHRKKSPEGLCGLCRGTKLLCGKTRCPVLVRYHSKIKVKPLIDSIHLGGASPPSVFIGRIGYPKVSIGPMIPPVMGNTTEIDTPELWLGKTLEDIVDFRSQLVRGKYTVDVFDVENRSHQVEYTRELALAKNPVFAEALFEKKPYGKTTFYDEVQPHGPSAPLKKLSITNPKYEPHLEKVYYDTDLNAREAIIHVYKNGVRISQIQRALSVGAFGIKKHRRFVPTRWSITAVDSTLGLELLKTTKTYPLINEYRVYHAHHFDNRWVIILTPTEWQYELIEAWYPNTTWNPFGRDISIYNSYEFFEGRKTYAEIGGCYYAARLAVNEALQRERRQAGAIILREAHPGYIMPIGVWNVRESVRNTLQQKYHKYDTLQEALLYASKILAIPLSRWIKNSGVLKQQLFQKRIEDFL
- a CDS encoding FAD-dependent oxidoreductase, whose product is MDQNTNIVIIGCGAGGGTAAQFARKTDRKAHITVIEQGAYPQYSKCGLPYVISGEIPSFNHLIEFSEEWFQKERIELLLKTQVQKIDVHTRTVETKNCGKKNNIYYDKLIIATGAQPTIPPIQGIYRDNRLVKNVFVLRTIDHGKQILQALYNARKAIIVGAGLIGLELADTLVKKGLQVTVVEALPTILATNLDEDLSNLVLQHITQKITVYTNHMVTTVKQENDVSIEVVLKNRITNEEQKLNTDILIIATGCRPETSLAQQIGCKIGKTGGIIVNERSETNVSDVYAVGDCTEYRDFVTREPICIGLGSIVVRQAIAAGINAAGGTYQLPKGVLLTRTSTFFDIEIAGVGPIHDALKNKTVISGKFTGSSRPEYFPGGKPITLKILVDDRTGVIVSSQAVGENAAQRINVFASAILRETTVEEFRKLETAYAPPIAPTLDVITLVCDVVSLKRNRKKLTA
- a CDS encoding 30S ribosomal protein S3ae, which translates into the protein MTKARARTAAKKIKDKWRSKNWYQILAPTLFNTVPVAETLADNPENLVGRVTEISMQDLTNDFRKSHIKLFFKIEKLEGNNAYSTFDGSMLTSDYIRRMIRRRKSRIDGVYDVETRDGAHLVVKPFAITEKRIQHSQKRLIRHVMKETIAREGKAKTFNEFIRDALDGKLGGEIYKYCKVYYPVKRIEIYKTEVKRLPTVIIEETPPIEQKGETQQEKTPEVKQEESMIEKPPEEIVETKEPTPETVTEIPNTQSVHVETAEEPPKENSKKTAKAKKEKKKKSKESE